A stretch of Endozoicomonas sp. SCSIO W0465 DNA encodes these proteins:
- a CDS encoding long-chain fatty acid--CoA ligase, protein MLANIVEKWCLRGWYKNQKIPDLCGGAEQLPLIYTSGTTGEPKGVMLDYANMAASFRGHDQIIHLDSLDTSLCFLPLSHIFERGWSFYALARGVTNVYLKDPHQVSDALKTVKPTVLCVVPRFFEKVYTTIHSKVSTAPFIRRMIFNTAVNIGSAHMEYRRKGVAAPAYLEKLNSIADNMVFSKIRQGLGGNIRFIPCGGARLDDDINRFFHAIGIDVKIGYGMTETVATVTCFRDTEFEFGSCGIPLPGIRVRISAEGEIQVKGDTVMRGYYKKPEETAKTFTADGWLHTGDAGLIDENGALRMT, encoded by the coding sequence ATGCTGGCGAATATTGTGGAAAAATGGTGCTTAAGAGGATGGTATAAAAATCAGAAAATTCCAGATTTATGTGGGGGTGCTGAACAGTTACCCCTGATCTACACCTCGGGCACCACCGGCGAGCCCAAAGGCGTTATGCTGGACTATGCCAATATGGCAGCCAGCTTCCGTGGCCATGACCAGATTATCCATCTGGACAGTCTGGATACCTCTTTGTGCTTCCTGCCACTGAGCCATATTTTTGAGCGTGGCTGGAGTTTTTATGCGCTTGCCCGTGGTGTAACCAATGTTTACCTCAAAGACCCCCATCAGGTCAGCGACGCTCTGAAAACCGTTAAACCAACGGTGCTTTGTGTCGTTCCCAGGTTCTTTGAAAAGGTCTATACCACCATTCACAGTAAAGTTTCCACCGCGCCATTTATTCGGCGTATGATTTTTAATACTGCAGTTAACATCGGCAGCGCCCATATGGAATACCGCCGCAAAGGTGTTGCGGCTCCTGCTTATCTGGAGAAGCTCAACAGTATCGCGGACAACATGGTATTCAGCAAAATTCGTCAAGGCCTGGGCGGTAACATCCGGTTTATACCCTGTGGTGGCGCTCGTCTTGATGACGACATCAACCGCTTCTTCCACGCCATTGGTATTGATGTGAAAATCGGTTACGGCATGACCGAAACCGTAGCAACCGTGACCTGCTTCCGTGATACTGAATTTGAATTTGGCTCCTGCGGGATTCCCCTGCCTGGCATCCGGGTCCGTATCAGTGCAGAAGGTGAAATCCAGGTTAAAGGTGATACGGTAATGCGTGGCTATTACAAAAAGCCGGAAGAAACCGCTAAAACCTTTACGGCTGATGGCTGGTTGCATACGGGTGATGCAGGGCTAATCGATGAAAACGGCGCACTGCGCATGACCTGA